From Leopardus geoffroyi isolate Oge1 chromosome B4, O.geoffroyi_Oge1_pat1.0, whole genome shotgun sequence, a single genomic window includes:
- the NANOG gene encoding homeobox protein NANOG — protein MNTDPAQPQCPPCPEAPDSRDSSPVPEIDGPEENYAPLQMSSETPHTETVSPLPSCMDLLGQDSPDSSTSPRVKVLPTSAEEITAKKDDPAQGKKQKIRTVFSQTQLYVLNDRFQRQKYLSLQQMQELSNILNLSYKQVKTWFQNQRMKCKRWQKNWPKNNNTVTQNSSANPEYPGFYSYHQGYLMNTSGNLPIWGNQTWNSQSWSNQTWNSQSWSNQTWNSQSWSNQTWNSQTWCPQAWNGQAWNSQLHDCGEESPQPQIQLQQNSVSDLQSLLETTGESHSVIQQTAKYFSAQQIMDLFPNYPEHTA, from the exons ATGAATACGGATCCAGCTCAGCCCCAATGCCCGCCTTGCCCCGAAGCGCCCGATTCTAGGGACTCTTCTCCAGTGCCTGAGATTGATGGGCCTGAAGAAAATTATGCACCCTTGCAAATGTCATCTGAGACCCCCCACACGGAGACCG tctctcctcttccttcctgcaTGGATCTACTTGGTCAGGACAGCCCCGATTCTTCCACCAGTCCCAGAGTAAAAGTGCTACCCACTTCTGCAGAGGAGATCACCGCGAAGAAGGACGATCCAGCTCAGGGCAAGAAACAGAAGATCAGAACCGTCTTCTCTCAGACCCAGCTATATGTACTCAATGATAGATTTCAGAGACAGAAATACCTCAGTCTCCAGCAGATGCAAGAACTTTCCAACATTCTGAACCTTAGCTATAAGCAG GTTAAGACCTGGTTCCAGAACCAGAGAATGAAATGTAAGAGGTGGCAAAAAAACTGGCCAAAGAATAACAACACTGTGACTCAG AACAGCTCTGCAAATCCAGAATACCCAGGCTTCTATTCCTATCACCAGGGATACCTGATGAACACTTCCGGAAACCTTCCAATATGGGGCAACCAGACCTGGAACAGCCAGTCGTGGAGCAACCAGACCTGGAACAGTCAGTCGTGGAGCAACCAGACCTGGAACAGTCAGTCGTGGAGCAACCAGACCTGGAACAGTCAGACCTGGTGCCCCCAAGCCTGGAATGGCCAGGCCTGGAACAGTCAGCTGCACGACTGTGGAGAGGAATCCCCGCAGCCCCAGATACAGCTACAGCAAAATTCTGTCAGCGATTTGCAGTCCCTCTTAGAAACGACTGGGGAAAGCCACAGTGTAATACAGCAAACGGCTAAGTATTTTAGTGCCCAGCAAATAATGGATTTATTCCCAAACTACCCTGAACATACAGCCTGA